GACTCCCGACTCCCGACTCCCGAATCACGTCGCTCCAAGCATGCGCATCAAATTCGGCACTCCCCTGCCCTGCACATAGCGGTCGCGTTGCAGATCGGTGCAGGTGTCGAGCATCAGTTGCTTGACCCGGTCAGGGAAACCGATGAACTCGTGGCGTGCCGACAGAAAGCCGGCCAGTACGCCGGAGACGTGCGGCGCGGCCATGCTGGTGCCGCTCATTTCCACCATCAGGCTGGCAGGATCCTTCGGGTCGAAGTCGTAGTAGGCCGAGACGATCTTTTCGCCCGGCGCCACCACGTCGGGCTTGCCGCGACCATCGGCGGTCGGCCCGCGCGACGAAAAATACGACACCCCGTAGTTGTGCGGGCTGCTCTTGTGCACCGAGCCGACCACGATCGCTTCTTCGAGATTGCCCGGGTCGCTGATCGACAGATCCATATTGGCCGGATACGCACCGCCGTCGTTCTGCATCAGCCAGGTCAGCCCCTCGTTGCCGGCCGCCACCACCACAAGCACTCCCTGCCGCCAGAGCCGGCGTAACTCGTTGCACAGCGGCGTGAAGCCGCAGCCGTAGCTCTCCGGGTCGAAGCAGCCGCCCAGGCTCAGGTTGACCCCGTGAATCACCAGGTCGCCGGCGCGTTCGTTGATCGCGGCCACATGCTGCACCGCCTTGATCATCCACGAATCGCGGCCGTTTCCGGCATCGTCGAGCACCTTGAAGCCGTACAGACGGGTGTCCGGCGCCATGCCGACAAATTCCAACGGGCTGCCGGAATTGCCTTGCGCGTCGGGAATCGAGGCGTGGCAGTGGCCGGCGATGATGCCGGCGATGTGGGTGCCGTGCCCATGCCGATCGAGCCTGGCAAACGCCTGTCCATCCGCACGCGTGAGCTGTCGGGGCGCGCCGCGCCGCGTGCAATCCCACTGCGCCACCACGTTGTCGCGCTGGCCCTTGACGTAGAAATGCGGATGGCTGGCCGCGATGCCGGTGTCCAGCACTGCCCAACCGATCCGTTGCCCGCGTGCGCGGTACGCGGTGCGCGCCGCATCGGCGTGCAGCACATTGCCGGAGACATGGATCAGCGCACGCTTGCCGGCATCGCGCCAGACCCGGCGAAAGCCCAGTGCGCGGTAACGGCTCTGCAGCGACTCGATCTCGTAGCGCGTCAGCCGTGCGGAGAGGAAACGCTGCAAACCATCCTCCAGCTCGATCGCCTCGTCCAGCGCCTCGCCCTTCAATCCGGTGCTGTGCGCGGCGACCTGCCGCAACTGGCTCAGCAACTGGGCGCGCACGCCGTCCGGGTCCATGCCCAGCACTCGCCGATCCAGCTCGATCAACACTTCATGCCGATACTCCGCACCATGCGCCTCGAGCTGCTCGCTGAGATCCTTGATCAGCACCGCGTTGGACACCGGCTGATCGAAACCGACGCCGACCGCCTGACGCACCGCTGCGCGCACCTGCGGAACCGACAGGTACCCCGAGCCCGAATGCGGGTTGTCCTGCCAATCCGGATTCAGGCGCGCGGCGGCCAGATTTTCGAAGCGCCCCTTGGCATTGCTGATGTCGTCGGGAAGGTCGGGGTTCAACGCGATCGGGTCGCGGGTGTCGGCCACATTGACCCAGCGCTGCACGCAATCGGGAAACGGCAACTTGCGGGCGCCGGTCCAGCGCTTGAACATGCTGCGCACCTGCGGCAACCCCAGCGGCGACCCCACGCTCAAAAATAGCGTCACCTCGCACTCCGCTGCCTGCAGTTGCCGCAGCACGTCGTATGCGATCATCGACCCCTGGCTGTGCGCGACCACCACGAACGGTCCGCCACCGGCACGCAACCGCTGGGACAGGCTCTCGCGCATCAGCGCCGCGCGTTCGGGCACGAAGAACAGGTCATGCACATCCTGCAGCAGCGCGGCGGAGATCAGCCGCAGCAACACCCGGTTGATGGCATCGATCGGCCCCTTGGCCAGCACGCTGCCCGGCGCGCTGGCGCCCTCCAATTCGTCCAGCAGGCGATGCAGATCCGCGCGTTG
The window above is part of the Xanthomonas cassavae CFBP 4642 genome. Proteins encoded here:
- a CDS encoding S8 family peptidase produces the protein MATGKPPRSRPARATPGKTSKPVSRQRAKAAQADAEEATTTRVQGKARTVIYIHGIGNKPPADVLRCQWDKALFGRPMGERTRMAYWVNRERYPVPEPGSCDSRDVGPALNQSVQRALSTLGLVPGAQDLHLLADALAKNAQQRADLHRLLDELEGASAPGSVLAKGPIDAINRVLLRLISAALLQDVHDLFFVPERAALMRESLSQRLRAGGGPFVVVAHSQGSMIAYDVLRQLQAAECEVTLFLSVGSPLGLPQVRSMFKRWTGARKLPFPDCVQRWVNVADTRDPIALNPDLPDDISNAKGRFENLAAARLNPDWQDNPHSGSGYLSVPQVRAAVRQAVGVGFDQPVSNAVLIKDLSEQLEAHGAEYRHEVLIELDRRVLGMDPDGVRAQLLSQLRQVAAHSTGLKGEALDEAIELEDGLQRFLSARLTRYEIESLQSRYRALGFRRVWRDAGKRALIHVSGNVLHADAARTAYRARGQRIGWAVLDTGIAASHPHFYVKGQRDNVVAQWDCTRRGAPRQLTRADGQAFARLDRHGHGTHIAGIIAGHCHASIPDAQGNSGSPLEFVGMAPDTRLYGFKVLDDAGNGRDSWMIKAVQHVAAINERAGDLVIHGVNLSLGGCFDPESYGCGFTPLCNELRRLWRQGVLVVVAAGNEGLTWLMQNDGGAYPANMDLSISDPGNLEEAIVVGSVHKSSPHNYGVSYFSSRGPTADGRGKPDVVAPGEKIVSAYYDFDPKDPASLMVEMSGTSMAAPHVSGVLAGFLSARHEFIGFPDRVKQLMLDTCTDLQRDRYVQGRGVPNLMRMLGAT